The following proteins are co-located in the Ignavibacteriota bacterium genome:
- a CDS encoding aspartate ammonia-lyase, with the protein MPRIENDLLGPLEIPDDVLYGIQTARARLHFSAADRPVLPALIRAYALVKKACALTNAELGHLDAARADAITTACDEVAAGEHAEHFVVDALQGGAGTSTNMNLNEVIARRAALLSGLDISPLGHVNLHQSTNDTYPTAVRVAALGALQQLERAVLQLQDACQEKERAFAHVVKLGRTQLRDAVPTTLGRSFGAYANALARDRWRIFKCAERLRVVNLGGTAIGTGIAAPRTYIFRAVERLRELTGLHLARAENLVEATQNLDAFIEVSGILRAHAATLVKMARDLRLLSSGPKGGLGEIELPAVQPGSSLMPGKVNPVIPEMVMQAGFRVMAHDTEINTVVMSGELELNAFLPLLADALLSSIGILERSTNDFMQHCITGITANEERCRALMEASTETATALIPVIGHEAAVALAQRMREHNESVRDAALATGLLTHAQLDTLLSAEALCALGWKES; encoded by the coding sequence ATGCCCCGTATTGAAAACGACCTGCTTGGACCGCTCGAAATTCCTGACGATGTCTTGTACGGAATACAGACCGCGCGCGCGCGGCTGCATTTCAGCGCGGCCGACCGGCCCGTGCTGCCCGCGCTGATACGGGCATACGCGCTGGTGAAAAAGGCCTGCGCGCTGACAAACGCGGAACTCGGACACCTCGACGCGGCGCGGGCGGACGCGATCACGACCGCCTGCGACGAAGTGGCCGCGGGCGAACACGCGGAGCACTTCGTGGTGGACGCGCTGCAGGGCGGCGCGGGCACTTCCACCAACATGAATCTCAACGAAGTGATCGCGCGCCGCGCGGCGCTGTTGAGCGGACTCGACATCTCGCCGCTCGGACATGTGAACCTGCATCAATCCACCAACGACACATACCCGACAGCCGTGCGTGTCGCGGCGCTCGGCGCGCTGCAGCAGCTCGAGCGTGCCGTGCTGCAGTTGCAGGATGCCTGTCAGGAAAAGGAGCGGGCCTTCGCCCATGTGGTCAAACTCGGCCGCACGCAATTGCGCGACGCCGTCCCGACAACACTCGGCAGAAGTTTCGGCGCCTATGCCAATGCGCTGGCGCGCGACCGCTGGCGCATCTTCAAATGTGCCGAGCGGCTGCGCGTCGTGAATCTCGGAGGCACGGCGATCGGCACGGGCATCGCCGCGCCGCGCACGTACATCTTTCGCGCCGTCGAACGGCTGCGCGAATTGACGGGCCTGCACCTCGCGCGCGCGGAGAACCTCGTCGAGGCGACACAAAACCTCGACGCCTTCATTGAAGTATCGGGCATACTGCGCGCACACGCGGCGACACTCGTAAAAATGGCGCGTGATCTGCGCCTGCTCTCCAGCGGCCCGAAAGGCGGACTTGGCGAGATCGAACTACCGGCGGTACAACCCGGCTCGAGTCTGATGCCGGGCAAGGTGAATCCGGTCATTCCCGAAATGGTCATGCAGGCGGGTTTCCGTGTGATGGCGCACGACACCGAGATCAATACCGTGGTGATGTCGGGCGAGCTGGAACTGAACGCGTTCCTGCCCTTGCTGGCCGACGCCCTGCTATCGTCCATCGGTATTTTGGAGCGCAGCACCAACGACTTCATGCAGCATTGTATCACGGGCATCACCGCAAATGAGGAACGCTGCCGCGCGCTGATGGAGGCCTCGACGGAGACGGCCACCGCGCTTATACCCGTCATCGGACACGAAGCGGCCGTGGCCCTCGCGCAGCGCATGCGCGAGCACAACGAATCCGTGCGCGACGCGGCTCTCGCCACGGGTCTGCTGACCCATGCACAACTCGACACCCTCCTCTCCGCCGAAGCCCTCTGCGCCCTCGGCTGGAAAGAATCCTGA